The Streptomyces europaeiscabiei genome window below encodes:
- a CDS encoding 3-hydroxyacyl-CoA dehydrogenase family protein, with protein sequence MATPLSDSSMSPLSAQPPFQTIAVVGLGTMGTGIAEVLARAGREVVGIDISEAAGARAVTALEAATERAVARGRITEQERGDVLARFRTFTDLQAAADADLVIEVVPESYEIKQQVFRELDAIVRPEAVLATGTNALSVTRLAAESARPERVLGLHFFNPAPAMKLVEVVSSVLTAPQAVASVTDLALDLGKEPVAVGDRPGFVADGLLFGYLNQAAAMYEAKYASREDIDAAMRLGCGLPMGPLALLDLIGVDTARTVLEAMYTASHDRLHAPAPILKQLSEAGLTGRKSGRGFYSYEAPGSATVVRDALTPLDGVSATPGRTVRSVGVAGSGTMGSGIAEVFAKAGYEVVLAARSEEKAQAAKARIGKSLARSVDKGRLTVEAAAETLDRITPASSYDAFADVDLALEAVAEDLEVKRQLFATFDKVCKPGAILATTTSSLPVVACARATSRPQDVIGMHFFNPAPAMKLVEVVRTVLTADDVHATVREVCTKVRKHPVDCGDRAGFIVNALLFPYLNNAIKMVQEHYATLDDIDAAMKLGGGYPMGPFELLDVVGLDVSLAIEKVLHREFRDPGLAPAPLLEHLVAAGCLGRKTGRGFREYAKR encoded by the coding sequence ATGGCCACTCCCCTTTCCGACTCGTCAATGTCCCCTCTGTCTGCGCAACCCCCGTTCCAGACGATCGCCGTGGTCGGTCTCGGCACCATGGGCACCGGTATCGCCGAAGTGCTGGCCCGGGCCGGCCGCGAGGTCGTCGGCATCGACATCAGCGAGGCCGCCGGCGCGCGTGCCGTCACCGCGCTGGAGGCCGCGACCGAGCGCGCCGTGGCCCGTGGACGCATCACCGAGCAGGAGCGCGGCGACGTGCTCGCCCGCTTCCGCACCTTCACCGACCTCCAGGCCGCGGCCGACGCCGACCTGGTGATCGAGGTCGTCCCGGAGTCGTACGAGATCAAGCAGCAGGTCTTCCGTGAGCTGGACGCGATCGTGCGTCCCGAGGCCGTCCTCGCCACCGGCACCAACGCCCTGTCGGTGACACGGCTGGCCGCCGAGTCGGCGCGTCCGGAGCGGGTGCTCGGGCTGCACTTCTTCAACCCGGCGCCCGCGATGAAGCTGGTCGAGGTCGTCTCCTCGGTGCTGACCGCCCCCCAGGCCGTCGCCTCGGTCACGGATCTCGCCCTCGACCTGGGCAAGGAGCCCGTCGCGGTCGGCGACCGGCCCGGATTCGTCGCCGACGGGCTGCTGTTCGGCTACCTCAACCAGGCCGCCGCGATGTACGAGGCCAAGTACGCCTCCCGCGAGGACATCGACGCGGCGATGCGGCTCGGCTGCGGTCTGCCGATGGGCCCGCTGGCGCTGCTGGACCTGATCGGCGTCGACACCGCGCGCACGGTCCTGGAGGCCATGTACACGGCCTCGCACGACCGGCTGCACGCACCGGCGCCCATCCTCAAGCAGCTCAGCGAGGCGGGCCTGACCGGCCGCAAGTCGGGGCGCGGCTTCTACTCCTACGAGGCCCCCGGCTCCGCCACCGTCGTGCGGGACGCGCTGACGCCGCTGGACGGGGTCAGCGCGACCCCCGGGCGCACCGTCCGCTCGGTGGGTGTCGCGGGCTCCGGGACCATGGGGTCCGGGATCGCCGAGGTGTTCGCGAAGGCCGGGTACGAGGTCGTGCTGGCCGCCCGCAGCGAGGAGAAGGCGCAGGCCGCGAAGGCCCGTATCGGCAAGTCGCTCGCCCGCTCCGTCGACAAGGGCCGGCTGACGGTCGAGGCCGCCGCCGAGACACTGGACCGGATCACCCCGGCGAGCTCGTACGACGCCTTCGCGGATGTCGACCTGGCTCTGGAGGCCGTGGCCGAGGACCTGGAGGTCAAGCGGCAGCTGTTCGCGACCTTCGACAAGGTCTGCAAGCCGGGCGCGATCCTCGCCACCACCACCTCCTCGCTGCCCGTCGTCGCCTGCGCCCGCGCCACCTCGCGCCCGCAGGACGTGATCGGCATGCACTTCTTCAACCCGGCCCCGGCGATGAAGCTGGTCGAGGTGGTCCGTACGGTCCTGACCGCCGACGACGTGCACGCCACCGTCCGCGAGGTGTGCACGAAGGTCCGCAAGCATCCGGTGGACTGCGGCGACCGGGCCGGTTTCATCGTGAACGCGTTGCTGTTCCCGTACCTGAACAACGCGATCAAGATGGTCCAGGAGCACTACGCGACGCTGGACGACATCGACGCGGCCATGAAGCTGGGCGGCGGCTACCCGATGGGCCCGTTCGAACTGCTGGACGTGGTCGGGCTGGACGTGTCGCTGGCCATCGAGAAGGTCCTGCACCGCGAGTTCCGCGACCCGGGGCTGGCCCCGGCGCCGCTGCTGGAGCACCTGGTGGCCGCGGGCTGCCTCGGCCGCAAGACGGGCCGTGGCTTCCGCGAATATGCCAAGCGCTGA
- a CDS encoding MFS transporter → MGAITLVKDEPATTPATPPPADGPPRIGPHRVRLVFAALLLALLLAALEQMVVATALPEIVGELHGVDRMSWAITAYLLTATVTLPVYGRLGELRGRKGVFQFALVIFVAGSALAGFSRSMDQLIAFRALQGIGAGGLLIGVQAIIADIVPTRNRGRYLGLVGAAFGLASLAGPLLGGWLTDHLSWRWCFYVNVPCGLVTLAVVTFALRLPKYTTRGRLDVLGTLLLAVASTCLVLLAGWGGTAYAWDSRLVLGLAAGAVAATVLLLVVERFAAQPLVPPRLFRDPAFVVTGLVGIAVGIALFGTASYLPTQLRMVGGISATESGLLMVPMMAGIVGASVVCGQLVAHTGHYRTYPVLGTALTALGVWLLSRMETDTPRLQFGIWTAVLGAGIGMVMPVLILAVQNSVRPADIGAATAAGNYLRQIGGSVGVAAFGALLTARLADRLPARAGAVLPDPGSLTPDLVHTLPAPLRDAYVEAYAQAMPRIFLYLTPVLVLGLLIACFLKERTPVSFDEVPAEPEPEPERQPAPSVRGPQSLPHPSGGRTPVSHRSPYAPGVPVRGTVQHPDGTVVPRASLTLIDGIGRQTGRGGSGEDGRYALSTPGPGAYVLIAAAGGHQPQAVSVTVGERPVEVDIVLGGAGRLVGAVRTADGRAVSDATVTLTDVHGEVVVTTRSGEGGEYVITELVAGEYVLAASAHSHRPAALPVTVRAARETRQDVELAGGAVLRGTVRAGGGRPVEDARVTLLDAAGNVVGTITTGIDGTFRFGDLASGEYTVIATGYPPVATVLQVAGGGRAERDLQLGYGD, encoded by the coding sequence ATGGGCGCGATCACACTGGTGAAGGACGAACCGGCCACCACACCCGCGACACCACCACCGGCGGACGGGCCTCCCCGGATCGGTCCGCACCGGGTCCGGTTGGTCTTCGCCGCCCTTCTGCTCGCCCTGCTCCTCGCCGCACTGGAGCAGATGGTCGTCGCCACCGCCCTCCCCGAGATCGTCGGCGAGCTGCACGGCGTGGACCGGATGTCCTGGGCGATCACGGCCTATCTGCTCACTGCCACCGTCACCCTTCCCGTCTACGGCAGACTGGGCGAACTCCGCGGCCGCAAGGGCGTCTTCCAGTTCGCGCTCGTGATCTTCGTGGCCGGCTCCGCGCTCGCCGGGTTCTCCCGGAGCATGGACCAGCTCATCGCGTTCCGCGCGCTCCAGGGCATCGGCGCGGGCGGCCTCCTGATCGGTGTGCAGGCGATCATCGCCGACATCGTGCCCACCCGGAACCGCGGCCGCTACCTGGGCCTCGTCGGCGCCGCGTTCGGCCTCGCCTCCCTGGCGGGCCCGCTCCTCGGCGGCTGGCTCACGGATCATCTCTCCTGGCGGTGGTGCTTCTACGTCAACGTGCCCTGCGGGCTCGTCACCCTGGCCGTCGTCACCTTCGCGCTGAGACTGCCGAAGTACACGACCAGGGGGCGCCTCGACGTCCTGGGCACGCTGCTGCTGGCCGTCGCCTCGACCTGCCTGGTGCTGCTGGCCGGATGGGGTGGCACCGCGTACGCCTGGGACTCGCGGCTTGTGCTCGGTCTCGCCGCCGGCGCGGTCGCGGCGACCGTCCTCCTTCTCGTCGTCGAGCGGTTCGCGGCCCAGCCCCTCGTTCCCCCGCGGCTGTTCAGGGACCCGGCGTTCGTCGTGACCGGCCTCGTCGGTATCGCCGTCGGTATCGCCCTCTTTGGCACCGCCAGTTACCTGCCGACCCAGCTGCGCATGGTCGGCGGGATCTCCGCCACCGAGTCGGGGCTGCTCATGGTGCCGATGATGGCCGGCATCGTCGGCGCGTCCGTCGTCTGCGGCCAACTCGTCGCCCACACCGGGCACTACCGGACGTACCCCGTCCTCGGCACCGCCCTGACCGCCCTCGGCGTGTGGCTGCTGTCCCGCATGGAGACGGACACGCCCCGGCTGCAGTTCGGCATCTGGACGGCCGTGCTCGGCGCGGGCATCGGCATGGTGATGCCGGTCCTGATCCTCGCCGTGCAGAACTCCGTACGCCCCGCCGACATCGGCGCCGCCACCGCCGCCGGCAACTACCTCCGCCAGATCGGCGGCAGCGTGGGCGTGGCCGCGTTCGGCGCGCTCCTCACGGCCCGGCTCGCCGACCGCCTTCCCGCGCGCGCGGGCGCCGTCCTCCCCGACCCGGGCTCCCTCACCCCGGACCTCGTCCACACCCTGCCCGCCCCGCTGCGCGACGCCTACGTCGAGGCCTACGCGCAGGCCATGCCGAGGATCTTCCTGTATCTCACGCCGGTACTCGTCCTCGGACTCCTCATCGCCTGCTTCCTCAAGGAGCGGACGCCGGTGTCCTTCGACGAGGTCCCCGCCGAGCCCGAGCCCGAGCCGGAGCGGCAGCCCGCGCCCTCCGTCCGGGGCCCGCAGTCGCTCCCCCACCCTTCCGGCGGGAGGACCCCCGTCTCGCATCGCTCGCCGTACGCCCCCGGCGTCCCCGTCCGCGGCACGGTCCAGCACCCCGACGGCACCGTCGTGCCCCGGGCCTCGCTCACCCTCATCGACGGCATCGGCCGGCAGACCGGGCGAGGCGGCAGCGGTGAGGACGGGCGGTACGCGCTGTCCACCCCCGGGCCGGGGGCGTATGTGCTGATCGCGGCAGCCGGCGGCCATCAGCCGCAGGCCGTGAGCGTCACCGTCGGGGAGCGTCCCGTCGAGGTCGACATCGTGCTCGGCGGCGCGGGACGCCTGGTGGGGGCCGTACGGACGGCGGACGGGCGGGCGGTGAGCGACGCGACCGTGACGCTCACCGACGTGCACGGCGAGGTCGTGGTGACCACCCGCAGCGGGGAGGGGGGCGAGTACGTCATCACCGAGCTGGTCGCAGGGGAGTACGTCCTCGCCGCGAGCGCCCATTCCCACCGCCCGGCCGCACTCCCCGTCACCGTCCGGGCCGCCCGCGAGACCCGCCAGGACGTCGAACTCGCCGGGGGCGCGGTCCTGCGGGGCACGGTCCGCGCCGGGGGCGGCCGGCCGGTGGAGGACGCGCGCGTGACGCTCCTCGACGCCGCCGGGAACGTCGTCGGCACGATCACCACCGGCATCGACGGAACGTTCCGGTTCGGCGACCTCGCCTCCGGCGAGTACACGGTCATCGCCACCGGATATCCCCCCGTCGCGACGGTGCTCCAGGTCGCCGGCGGTGGGAGGGCGGAGCGGGACCTGCAGCTGGGGTACGGGGACTGA
- a CDS encoding SRPBCC family protein, which translates to MAQVEATTERVVAADAETVFDTLADYSGARGKLMPQHFSEYEVREGGDGEGTLVHWKLQATSKRVRDCLLEVTEPSDGELVEKDRNSSMVTVWRVTPAGEGGSRVVVTTTWQGAGGIGGFFEKTFAPKGLGRIYDALLANLATEVEK; encoded by the coding sequence ATGGCGCAGGTCGAGGCCACGACTGAACGAGTCGTCGCGGCGGACGCGGAGACTGTGTTCGACACCCTGGCCGACTACAGCGGCGCGCGCGGGAAGCTGATGCCGCAGCACTTCAGCGAGTACGAGGTGCGCGAGGGCGGCGACGGCGAGGGCACCCTCGTCCACTGGAAGCTCCAGGCCACCAGCAAGCGTGTGCGCGACTGCCTCCTGGAGGTCACGGAGCCCTCCGACGGCGAGCTCGTCGAGAAGGACCGCAACTCCTCCATGGTCACCGTCTGGCGGGTCACCCCGGCCGGCGAGGGCGGCTCCCGTGTCGTGGTCACCACCACCTGGCAGGGTGCCGGCGGCATCGGCGGCTTCTTCGAGAAGACCTTCGCCCCCAAGGGCCTCGGCCGGATCTACGACGCCCTGCTCGCCAACCTCGCCACCGAGGTGGAGAAGTAA
- a CDS encoding adenylosuccinate lyase, which yields MDEELRSLTERVRSESGGAAGYERLVTTESTDELAALLIEPGQPLWARELAAFRLGVVGDRRAFEALVLLLNHRDPPRCASAAYALARLRDPRTARAAAALATNELRVAYALHPVRLLAELRAPESVPALITTLRRRLRPHDPYRRVALACVEGLGALEDARARTVLNEALAHPTLAEAAVRALARIPKQR from the coding sequence ATGGACGAGGAGTTGCGATCACTCACGGAGCGTGTGCGGAGCGAGTCGGGGGGCGCGGCGGGATACGAGCGGCTTGTCACGACGGAGTCCACGGACGAACTGGCGGCCCTGCTCATCGAGCCGGGACAGCCCTTGTGGGCGCGGGAGTTGGCCGCGTTCCGGTTGGGTGTCGTCGGGGACCGGCGGGCCTTCGAGGCCCTTGTCCTGTTGCTCAACCACCGGGATCCGCCGCGCTGCGCCTCCGCGGCATACGCACTGGCCCGTCTCCGGGACCCGCGCACCGCGCGTGCGGCGGCCGCTCTCGCGACCAACGAACTCCGCGTCGCCTACGCCCTGCATCCCGTACGCCTGCTCGCCGAGCTCCGCGCCCCCGAGTCCGTCCCGGCGCTGATCACCACACTCCGGCGCCGCCTGAGACCGCACGATCCCTACCGCCGGGTGGCGCTCGCGTGCGTGGAGGGACTGGGGGCTCTGGAGGACGCCCGCGCCAGGACCGTACTGAACGAGGCTTTGGCGCATCCGACGCTCGCGGAGGCGGCGGTGCGGGCACTGGCGCGCATCCCCAAGCAGCGGTAG
- a CDS encoding ATP-binding SpoIIE family protein phosphatase, with protein sequence MDRGTDTGATTGHGAGDGTAEHAAVGRIPLAVVVVDRAGLVSHWSTGARRLFGTDKDDAVGHPALDLLPVSGALPDEDDTRAHGAYGAYDALGHDLETSLDGHLSYPAAGRARLTVPGRDRIDVLWWAYPLVGPGRERLLVLAADAETLRRRDDGASVAVERIAPGFALHTDFPGAEELARRLPEILPSMSVGESARIVAQVLELGYPVLEFSQNDRVPVTPDWGVPRRAERRARRERAARAVAEGLPVPQDVRDEGEDLEYAAVRERLEFLNEVSGRIGTSLDLSRTIVEVSKAVVPRFTDVAGTYLREQVVAGEGFPDGVPDTTTMWHRVALEHTDEPGRWEDVVPVGEAMPFPAHTPFFQCMTTGEPVLVPRISEQMGHAIAAQFEKRDIRPLISNRSMLVVPLKARNVVLGFMILLRHPEREVFDDMDRVTGAELAARAGLVLDNARMYTYQENVAETLQDSMLPQIEAHMAGCDIATRYLPGTLLGRVGGDWFDSVKLPGARTALVVGDVMGHGLNSAAMMGQLRTAVQTMAALDLPPAQLLRNLDDLAQRLGEHYLATCLYAVYDPIASELHLANAGHIPPVLVRAVDGRSELLDLPTGAPIGVGGVPFEAVRVRVEPGDRLVMCTDGLVEVRGEDIGVGLATLCESAAHPAASMDDACDTIIRALNTRGGRKDDVALLMVRLGGIEPEDVAEWRLAPDPSEVARARAAVREQLYVWGLDALADTTVLLVGELVTNAVRHARGRRIELRLVRGDTLQCEVSDDDPTLPTLLSAAPTDEFGRGLRVLTTLAREWGTTRTGAGKTVWFELTLPRRR encoded by the coding sequence ATGGACCGTGGCACCGACACGGGCGCGACTACCGGCCACGGAGCCGGTGACGGCACGGCGGAGCACGCCGCGGTCGGCCGCATCCCCCTGGCCGTGGTCGTCGTCGACCGCGCCGGCCTCGTGTCGCATTGGAGCACCGGCGCACGCCGGCTCTTCGGCACCGACAAGGACGACGCGGTGGGCCACCCCGCCCTCGACCTGCTGCCCGTCTCCGGTGCCCTCCCGGACGAGGACGACACCCGGGCCCACGGGGCGTACGGCGCCTACGACGCACTCGGCCACGACCTGGAGACCTCCCTCGACGGACACCTGTCCTACCCTGCGGCCGGCCGAGCCCGGCTCACCGTGCCCGGCCGCGACCGGATAGACGTCCTGTGGTGGGCGTATCCCCTGGTCGGCCCCGGCCGGGAGCGTCTCCTCGTGCTGGCCGCCGACGCCGAGACACTGCGCCGGCGGGACGACGGCGCGTCCGTCGCCGTCGAACGCATCGCGCCCGGCTTCGCCCTGCACACCGACTTCCCCGGCGCGGAGGAACTCGCCCGCAGACTTCCCGAGATCCTGCCCAGCATGAGCGTCGGCGAGAGCGCACGCATCGTCGCCCAGGTCCTCGAACTGGGCTATCCGGTGCTGGAGTTCAGCCAGAACGACCGGGTGCCCGTCACCCCGGACTGGGGCGTGCCCCGGCGCGCGGAGCGCCGGGCGCGCCGTGAACGGGCCGCGCGCGCCGTCGCCGAGGGGCTGCCGGTCCCTCAGGACGTCCGGGACGAGGGCGAGGACCTCGAGTACGCGGCCGTGCGCGAGCGGCTGGAGTTCCTCAACGAGGTCAGCGGACGCATCGGCACCTCCCTCGACCTGTCCCGGACCATCGTCGAGGTGAGCAAGGCGGTCGTGCCCCGCTTCACCGACGTCGCCGGCACCTATCTGCGCGAGCAGGTCGTCGCCGGCGAGGGCTTCCCCGACGGTGTGCCGGACACGACCACCATGTGGCACCGGGTGGCCCTGGAGCACACGGACGAGCCGGGCCGCTGGGAGGACGTCGTACCGGTCGGCGAGGCCATGCCGTTCCCGGCGCACACCCCGTTCTTCCAGTGCATGACCACCGGCGAGCCCGTCCTCGTGCCGCGCATCAGCGAGCAGATGGGGCACGCGATCGCCGCGCAGTTCGAGAAGCGCGACATCCGGCCGCTGATCAGCAACCGCTCCATGCTGGTCGTGCCGCTGAAGGCCCGCAACGTGGTCCTCGGGTTCATGATCCTGCTGCGCCACCCGGAGCGCGAGGTCTTCGACGACATGGACCGCGTCACCGGCGCCGAACTCGCCGCCCGCGCGGGCCTCGTCCTCGACAACGCGCGCATGTACACCTACCAGGAGAACGTCGCCGAGACGCTCCAGGACAGCATGCTCCCGCAGATCGAGGCCCACATGGCGGGCTGCGACATCGCCACCCGCTACCTCCCGGGCACCCTGCTCGGGCGGGTCGGCGGCGACTGGTTCGACTCGGTGAAGCTGCCCGGCGCCCGCACCGCCCTGGTCGTCGGCGACGTCATGGGGCACGGCCTCAACTCCGCCGCGATGATGGGCCAGCTGCGCACCGCCGTCCAGACCATGGCCGCCCTCGACCTGCCGCCCGCACAGCTCCTGCGCAACCTCGACGACCTCGCCCAGCGCCTCGGCGAGCACTATCTGGCGACCTGCCTCTACGCCGTCTACGACCCCATCGCGAGCGAACTGCACCTCGCCAACGCCGGGCACATCCCGCCCGTACTGGTCCGCGCGGTGGACGGCCGCAGCGAACTGCTCGACCTGCCCACGGGCGCGCCCATCGGCGTCGGCGGGGTGCCGTTCGAGGCGGTACGCGTGCGCGTGGAGCCCGGCGACCGGCTCGTGATGTGCACCGACGGCCTGGTCGAGGTGCGCGGCGAGGACATCGGCGTGGGCCTCGCGACGCTCTGCGAGTCCGCCGCCCACCCGGCCGCCTCGATGGACGACGCCTGCGACACGATCATCCGCGCCCTCAACACGCGCGGCGGTCGCAAGGACGACGTGGCCCTGCTGATGGTCCGGCTGGGCGGCATCGAACCCGAGGACGTCGCCGAGTGGCGCCTCGCCCCCGACCCGAGCGAGGTCGCCCGCGCCCGCGCCGCCGTCCGCGAACAGCTGTACGTCTGGGGTCTCGACGCCCTCGCGGACACCACCGTGCTCCTGGTCGGCGAACTCGTCACCAACGCCGTACGGCACGCGCGCGGGCGCCGTATCGAACTCCGCCTCGTCCGCGGCGACACCCTGCAGTGCGAGGTCTCCGACGACGACCCCACCCTGCCGACCCTGCTCAGCGCGGCGCCCACGGACGAGTTCGGCCGCGGGCTTCGCGTCCTCACGACCCTGGCACGCGAGTGGGGGACCACCCGGACGGGGGCGGGCAAGACGGTGTGGTTCGAACTGACTCTGCCGCGACGGCGTTGA
- a CDS encoding Rv2578c family radical SAM protein: MRWDHLAENPATARDAALFGADTVTSRTFDTPEFRGMTFHEVRARTIVNRVPGASRMPFEWTVNPYRGCTHACVYCFARKTHSYLDLDTGLDFDSQIVVKINAPDLLRRRLASPRWHGEHIAMGTNVDCYQRAEGRYGLMPGIIAALRDHANPFSILTKGTLILRDLDLIRQAAEVTEVGISVSVGFTDQELWRTVEPGTPAPERRLDVVRAFTGLGIGCGVLMAPVLPFLSDHPDRLRETVRAVAASGATSVTPLVLHLRPGAREWYMAWLERHHPHLVRRYELLYAEGAYAPKWYQRQITRQVHELAQEYGMGPRRAELPRRIPVREPAVPGTAGDTAPTQLTLL; this comes from the coding sequence ATGCGCTGGGACCATCTGGCCGAGAACCCCGCCACGGCCCGGGACGCCGCGCTGTTCGGGGCGGACACGGTGACGAGCCGTACCTTCGACACTCCGGAGTTCCGCGGCATGACCTTTCACGAGGTCCGGGCGAGAACGATCGTGAACCGGGTGCCGGGGGCCTCCCGGATGCCGTTCGAGTGGACGGTGAACCCCTACCGGGGCTGCACGCACGCGTGCGTCTACTGCTTCGCCCGCAAGACCCACAGCTATCTGGACCTCGACACGGGCCTCGACTTCGACTCGCAGATCGTCGTGAAGATCAACGCGCCCGACCTGCTGCGCCGCCGGCTGGCCTCGCCGCGCTGGCACGGCGAACACATCGCGATGGGCACCAACGTGGACTGCTACCAGCGCGCGGAGGGCCGTTACGGCCTGATGCCGGGCATCATCGCGGCCCTGCGCGACCACGCTAACCCCTTCTCGATCCTGACCAAGGGCACGCTGATCCTGCGCGACCTGGACCTGATCCGGCAGGCGGCGGAGGTCACCGAGGTCGGCATCTCGGTCTCCGTCGGTTTCACCGACCAGGAGCTGTGGCGCACGGTCGAGCCGGGCACGCCCGCACCGGAGCGCCGGCTGGACGTCGTGCGCGCCTTCACCGGCCTCGGCATCGGCTGCGGGGTGCTGATGGCCCCCGTGCTCCCCTTCCTCAGCGACCACCCCGACCGGCTGCGCGAGACCGTGCGGGCCGTCGCGGCCTCCGGCGCCACGTCCGTGACCCCGCTGGTGCTGCATCTGCGGCCCGGCGCACGCGAGTGGTACATGGCCTGGCTGGAACGCCATCACCCCCATCTCGTACGGCGTTACGAGCTGCTGTACGCGGAAGGCGCCTACGCCCCGAAGTGGTATCAGCGGCAGATCACCCGTCAGGTCCACGAGCTGGCCCAGGAATACGGCATGGGCCCCCGGCGCGCGGAGCTGCCGAGACGGATACCGGTGCGCGAGCCGGCCGTGCCGGGGACGGCCGGGGACACGGCACCGACCCAGCTGACCCTTCTCTGA
- a CDS encoding alpha/beta hydrolase, with amino-acid sequence MKKRAAALCGAAAVLAGMVTAVPAGASGASATAPVAKPAWKKCATGTYRTLQCASLKVPLDHRDPNGKKITLALSRVPHTAKTYQGPLLVNPGGPGGSGLTLAGFVASSLPKKVAAQYDVIGFDPRGVGKSKPALNCRPGHFSSVRPDSLPSTPKIERANLKRAEAFAKACAKKYAGVLPYIDTISAVKDMDAIRAALGAKKINYFGYSYGTYLGAVYAKLFPNRVRRAVLDSVVDPTGVWYDGNLQQDQAFNDRHRALMAWIAKHDKTYGLGTDPERIEAKWYAMRATLADKPADGKVGASELEDTFMPGGYYNGYWPYLAEAFAAFVEKKNDDPLVEAYENFGAVDAAGDNGYSVYASVQCRDARWTRDWEEWRDDNWAVYEKAPFMTWNNAWYNAPCAFWPTKSLDPVDVSNTELPPVLIFQATDDAATPYEGAVVTHHLLRGSSLVVEEGGGNHGISLSGNACLDKHLTAYLTDGRVPRGQGETDAVCKKLADPKPLSKKAVSTSSRGSTLHGLLGFRG; translated from the coding sequence ATGAAGAAACGCGCAGCTGCTCTGTGCGGTGCCGCCGCCGTGTTGGCCGGAATGGTCACGGCGGTCCCGGCCGGCGCGAGCGGTGCTTCCGCCACCGCACCGGTGGCGAAGCCCGCCTGGAAGAAGTGCGCCACCGGCACCTATCGGACGCTCCAGTGCGCCTCCCTGAAAGTGCCGCTGGACCACCGCGATCCGAACGGCAAGAAGATCACACTCGCCCTCTCCCGCGTCCCCCACACCGCGAAGACGTACCAGGGCCCCCTGCTGGTCAACCCGGGCGGCCCCGGCGGCAGCGGCCTCACCCTGGCCGGATTCGTCGCGTCCTCGCTGCCGAAGAAGGTGGCGGCGCAGTACGACGTCATCGGCTTCGACCCGCGCGGCGTGGGCAAGAGCAAGCCGGCACTGAACTGCAGGCCGGGCCACTTCTCGTCGGTGCGCCCCGACTCCCTGCCGAGCACCCCGAAGATCGAGCGGGCCAACCTGAAGCGCGCCGAGGCCTTCGCCAAGGCCTGCGCCAAGAAGTACGCGGGCGTGCTGCCGTACATCGACACGATCAGCGCGGTCAAGGACATGGACGCCATCCGCGCGGCCCTCGGCGCCAAGAAGATCAACTACTTCGGGTACTCGTACGGCACCTACCTGGGCGCCGTGTACGCCAAGCTCTTCCCGAACCGTGTCCGGCGTGCGGTGCTGGACTCCGTGGTCGACCCCACGGGGGTCTGGTACGACGGCAACCTCCAGCAGGACCAGGCGTTCAACGACCGCCACCGGGCGCTGATGGCCTGGATCGCCAAGCACGACAAGACGTACGGGCTCGGCACCGATCCGGAGAGGATCGAGGCCAAGTGGTACGCGATGCGGGCGACGCTGGCCGACAAGCCCGCGGACGGCAAGGTGGGAGCCTCCGAACTGGAGGACACGTTCATGCCCGGCGGCTACTACAACGGCTACTGGCCCTATCTCGCCGAGGCGTTCGCCGCCTTCGTGGAGAAGAAGAACGACGATCCACTGGTCGAGGCGTACGAGAACTTCGGCGCCGTCGACGCGGCCGGCGACAACGGTTACAGCGTCTACGCCTCGGTGCAGTGCCGTGACGCGCGCTGGACCCGCGACTGGGAGGAGTGGCGCGACGACAACTGGGCGGTGTACGAGAAGGCGCCGTTCATGACCTGGAACAACGCCTGGTACAACGCGCCCTGCGCGTTCTGGCCCACGAAGTCCCTCGACCCCGTGGACGTCTCCAACACCGAGCTGCCGCCGGTCCTCATCTTCCAGGCGACGGACGACGCGGCGACCCCCTACGAGGGTGCAGTCGTCACCCATCACCTCCTGCGCGGCTCCAGCCTGGTCGTCGAGGAGGGCGGCGGGAATCACGGCATCTCGCTGAGCGGCAACGCCTGCCTGGACAAGCACCTGACGGCGTATCTGACCGACGGCAGGGTGCCGCGCGGCCAGGGCGAGACCGACGCCGTCTGCAAGAAGCTCGCCGACCCCAAGCCGCTGAGCAAGAAGGCCGTGTCGACCTCGTCCCGAGGCTCGACGCTGCACGGCCTGCTGGGCTTCCGCGGCTGA
- a CDS encoding GNAT family N-acetyltransferase: MNDAPHDLRIREMTLSDCRPVAEIRVGGWRTAYAGLVPRSYLDAMDVEKDAEMRRVMLSKAGNPVVNLIAERAGEIVGWAAYGPYRDGEVRTGEAELYAIYIRPGHFGAGVGTALLRESAERCEAAGHGRMLLWVLKENTRARRFYEHHGFHPDGAEEPFEAGGVEVPEVRYGRAL, from the coding sequence ATGAACGACGCCCCCCATGACCTCCGCATTCGCGAGATGACCCTGTCCGACTGCCGTCCCGTGGCCGAGATCCGCGTAGGAGGCTGGCGGACCGCGTACGCCGGGCTCGTCCCCCGGTCGTACCTCGACGCGATGGACGTGGAGAAGGACGCCGAGATGCGCCGGGTGATGCTCTCGAAGGCCGGCAACCCCGTGGTGAACCTGATCGCCGAGCGCGCCGGGGAGATCGTCGGCTGGGCGGCGTACGGCCCCTACCGCGACGGCGAAGTGCGCACCGGGGAAGCCGAGTTGTACGCGATCTACATACGACCGGGCCACTTCGGCGCCGGCGTGGGCACCGCGCTGCTGAGGGAGTCCGCCGAGCGCTGCGAGGCAGCCGGCCACGGCCGCATGCTCCTGTGGGTCCTCAAGGAGAACACCCGGGCCCGCCGCTTCTACGAACACCACGGCTTCCACCCGGACGGGGCCGAGGAACCCTTCGAGGCGGGCGGGGTCGAGGTGCCCGAGGTCCGGTACGGACGCGCCCTGTGA